In Kitasatospora sp. NBC_00240, the following are encoded in one genomic region:
- a CDS encoding MerR family transcriptional regulator: protein MTATPATPGLSATPAAPAVPGSSAASDSAASGPAAPAAGDAPGTPPLRLTVDELAARAGVTVRTLRFYSTKGLLPPPELGPRRVGLYGVAHLDRLELIEELQRQGLTLAAIERYLARLPEDISSLDLAIHRALVASWMPETAEETGRAQLERRAGRALSDADIARLAAMGALERTADADVFRVDPGLLPLGVRVLDVPIPLETLVAARAVVLGHSRATAHELHRLFRETVWKPYRESGPAPAELERMKGLTDHIQPMIAQALVTAFQRSLREELGEDLGDQADGPAEG from the coding sequence ATGACAGCCACGCCCGCCACGCCCGGCCTGTCCGCCACCCCCGCCGCACCCGCGGTACCCGGCTCCTCGGCGGCATCCGACTCGGCAGCATCCGGACCCGCCGCCCCGGCCGCCGGCGACGCCCCGGGCACCCCGCCGCTGCGGCTCACCGTCGACGAGCTGGCGGCGCGGGCCGGTGTCACCGTCCGGACCTTGCGCTTCTACAGCACCAAGGGCCTGCTGCCCCCGCCGGAACTGGGCCCGCGCCGGGTCGGCCTGTACGGGGTCGCGCACCTGGACCGGCTGGAGCTGATCGAGGAACTGCAGCGGCAGGGCCTCACCCTCGCCGCGATCGAGCGCTACCTGGCCCGCCTGCCCGAGGACATCAGCTCGCTCGACCTCGCGATCCACCGCGCGCTGGTCGCGTCCTGGATGCCGGAGACCGCCGAGGAGACCGGCCGGGCCCAGCTGGAGCGCCGGGCCGGGCGCGCGCTGTCGGACGCCGACATCGCCCGGCTGGCCGCGATGGGCGCCCTGGAGCGGACGGCCGACGCCGACGTGTTCCGGGTCGACCCGGGCCTGCTCCCGCTCGGGGTGCGGGTGCTGGACGTGCCGATCCCGCTGGAGACCCTGGTGGCGGCCCGGGCCGTGGTGCTCGGGCACAGCCGGGCGACGGCGCACGAGCTGCACCGGCTGTTCCGGGAGACGGTCTGGAAGCCGTACCGGGAGAGCGGCCCGGCGCCGGCCGAGCTGGAGCGGATGAAGGGGCTCACCGACCACATCCAGCCGATGATCGCGCAGGCCCTGGTGACGGCGTTCCAGCGCTCGCTGCGCGAGGAGCTCGGCGAGGACCTGGGCGACCAGGCCGACGGGCCCGCCGAAGGCTGA
- a CDS encoding histidine kinase, with the protein MNAGVRGIGSALLGRRPRRRWVHLVLGGALLMPYWLLSSVILGALYPGGEPLRRVALQFVAFGTALPLAAVTALLPMVRVLEGTAARVLCAGAAGELSTGPARSWAARRRTAAWYVLHLFLGGVVSGMSLSVPPAAVTLLLPFGALDHAPTWWREHQWFGGPALGLALVLLLLAANAGAGAVLARSAPALLGPTPEERLAAAEQRATVLAQRNRLARELHDSVGHALSAVGLQAAAAARVLTDDPAFAAEALRAIERTAREAVAELDSVLGLLREEESAGSAPAGPTLAVLDDLLRQLERTGVKVRASLPPGLPGLPPAVSREAYRIVQEGLTNVLRHAGAAPAVLRIELRPDRLELELTNPLAAGRSPRPGGGRGLRGIAERVTVLRGGCEAGPTPDGGHWRLAVRLPLRTAADPAPAGSPTTGSPTAGSPTTGSRTTGATP; encoded by the coding sequence GTGAACGCGGGGGTACGGGGGATCGGCAGCGCGCTGCTCGGACGGCGGCCGCGCCGGCGGTGGGTGCATCTGGTGCTGGGCGGCGCCCTGTTGATGCCGTACTGGCTGCTGTCCTCGGTGATCCTGGGCGCGCTCTACCCGGGTGGTGAGCCGCTGCGACGGGTCGCCCTGCAGTTCGTCGCCTTCGGCACCGCGCTGCCGCTGGCGGCGGTCACCGCACTGCTGCCGATGGTCCGGGTGCTGGAGGGCACGGCCGCCCGGGTGCTCTGCGCCGGGGCCGCCGGAGAGCTGTCCACCGGACCGGCCCGGTCCTGGGCGGCCCGGCGGCGGACGGCCGCCTGGTACGTGCTGCACCTCTTCCTGGGCGGCGTGGTGAGCGGGATGTCGCTCTCCGTGCCGCCGGCCGCCGTGACGCTGCTGCTGCCCTTCGGCGCCCTGGACCACGCCCCCACCTGGTGGCGGGAGCACCAGTGGTTCGGCGGCCCGGCGCTGGGCCTGGCGCTCGTCCTGCTGCTGCTGGCCGCCAACGCCGGGGCCGGCGCCGTGCTCGCGCGGTCGGCGCCGGCGCTGCTCGGGCCGACCCCGGAGGAGCGGCTCGCGGCGGCCGAGCAGCGGGCCACCGTGCTGGCCCAGCGCAACCGGCTGGCGCGGGAGCTGCACGACTCGGTGGGGCACGCGCTGAGCGCCGTCGGCCTGCAGGCCGCGGCCGCCGCCCGGGTGCTGACCGACGACCCGGCGTTCGCCGCCGAGGCCCTGCGGGCCATCGAGCGGACCGCCCGCGAGGCGGTGGCCGAACTGGACAGCGTCCTGGGCCTGTTGCGCGAGGAGGAGTCGGCGGGGTCGGCGCCGGCCGGTCCGACGCTGGCCGTCCTCGACGACCTGCTGCGCCAGCTGGAGCGCACCGGCGTCAAGGTCCGGGCCTCCCTCCCGCCCGGCCTGCCCGGGCTGCCGCCGGCCGTCTCCCGGGAGGCCTACCGGATCGTCCAGGAGGGGCTGACCAACGTGCTGCGGCACGCGGGGGCGGCGCCGGCGGTGCTGCGCATCGAGCTACGTCCGGACCGGCTCGAGCTGGAGCTGACCAACCCGCTGGCCGCCGGGCGGTCGCCCCGGCCGGGCGGGGGCCGGGGGCTGCGCGGGATCGCCGAGCGGGTCACCGTGCTGCGCGGGGGCTGCGAGGCCGGGCCGACCCCGGACGGCGGGCACTGGCGGCTGGCCGTCCGGCTGCCGCTGCGCACGGCGGCGGACCCGGCACCGGCGGGCAGCCCGACGACGGGGAGCCCCACGGCAGGGAGCCCGACGACGGGGAGCCGGACGACGGGGGCGACACCATGA
- a CDS encoding acyl-CoA dehydrogenase family protein, with the protein MQRDIYTEEHEAFRETVRAFLAKEVLPHHDRWERAGIVDRSAWTAAGAQGLLGLAVPEEYGGGGSGDFRYSAVLAEEFTRAGASGLALGLHNDIIGPYLTSLGNEEQKRRWLPGFCSGELVTAVAMTEPGAGSDLQGIRTHAVDQGDHYLLNGSKTFISNGILADLVVVVARTTPEGGAHGLSLLVVERGMPGFERGRNLDKIGQKAQDTAELFFNDVRVPKANLLGEENGAFVSLMRNLAQERLAIAVSAIAGAEHLVEITTEYVKQREAFGRPLAKLQHVRFEIAELATECAVTRAFVDRCITEHNRWALTPVDASMAKWWATELQKRTADRCLQLHGGYGYMAEYPVAKAFTDGRIQTIYGGTTEIMKEIVGRSLLG; encoded by the coding sequence GTGCAGCGAGACATCTACACCGAGGAGCACGAGGCCTTCCGGGAGACCGTCCGGGCCTTCCTCGCCAAGGAGGTGCTCCCGCACCACGACCGCTGGGAGCGGGCCGGCATCGTCGACCGCTCCGCCTGGACGGCCGCCGGCGCGCAGGGCCTGCTGGGCCTGGCCGTTCCCGAGGAGTACGGCGGCGGGGGCAGCGGCGACTTCCGCTACAGCGCGGTCCTCGCCGAGGAGTTCACCCGGGCCGGCGCCTCCGGCCTGGCGCTCGGCCTGCACAACGACATCATCGGCCCGTACCTCACCTCGCTGGGGAACGAGGAGCAGAAGCGCCGCTGGCTGCCCGGCTTCTGCAGCGGCGAGCTCGTCACCGCCGTCGCGATGACCGAACCCGGGGCCGGGTCCGACCTCCAGGGCATCCGGACGCACGCCGTCGACCAGGGCGACCACTACCTGCTCAACGGCTCCAAGACCTTCATCTCCAACGGGATCCTCGCCGACCTGGTCGTGGTGGTCGCCCGCACCACCCCCGAGGGCGGCGCGCACGGGCTGAGCCTGCTGGTGGTCGAGCGCGGGATGCCCGGCTTCGAGCGCGGCCGCAACCTCGACAAGATCGGCCAGAAGGCCCAGGACACAGCCGAGTTGTTCTTCAACGACGTCCGGGTGCCGAAGGCCAACCTGCTGGGCGAGGAGAACGGCGCCTTCGTCTCGCTGATGCGCAACCTCGCCCAGGAACGGCTCGCCATCGCGGTGTCCGCGATCGCCGGCGCCGAGCACCTGGTCGAGATCACCACCGAGTACGTCAAGCAGCGCGAGGCCTTCGGTCGACCGCTCGCCAAGCTGCAGCACGTCCGCTTCGAGATCGCCGAACTGGCCACCGAGTGCGCGGTCACCCGCGCCTTCGTGGACCGGTGCATCACCGAGCACAACCGCTGGGCGCTCACCCCGGTGGACGCCTCGATGGCCAAGTGGTGGGCCACCGAACTGCAGAAGCGCACCGCCGACCGCTGCCTCCAACTGCACGGCGGATACGGCTACATGGCCGAATACCCGGTGGCGAAGGCATTCACCGACGGCCGGATCCAGACCATCTACGGCGGCACCACCGAGATCATGAAAGAGATCGTCGGCCGCTCCCTCCTCGGCTAG
- a CDS encoding acetyl-CoA C-acetyltransferase, giving the protein MTTEAYVYDAVRTPRGRGKANGSLHGTKPIDLVVGLIHELQARFPGLDPAAIDDIVLGVVSPIGDQGSDIARIAAIAAGLPDTVAGVQENRFCASGLEAVNLAAAKVRSGWEDLILAGGVESMSRVKMGSDGGAWAMDPMTSYQTGFVPQGIGADLIATIEGLSRTDVDAFAAESQARAAKAQADGYFDRSVVPVKDVNGLVVLDHDEFIRPGTTVETLAGLKPSFAGIGEAGGFDAVALQKYHWVESIDHVHHAGNSSGIVDGAALVAIGSREIGERYGLRPRARIVSAAVSGSEPTIMLTGPAPATRKALAKAGLTAADIDLVEINEAFAAVALRFIRELGFRHDQVNVNGGAIALGHPLGATGAMLIGTLIDELERRDLRYGLATLCVGGGMGVATVIERI; this is encoded by the coding sequence GTGACCACCGAAGCGTACGTCTACGACGCTGTCCGCACGCCGCGAGGCCGGGGCAAAGCGAACGGATCGCTGCACGGCACCAAGCCGATCGACCTCGTGGTCGGCCTGATCCACGAACTGCAGGCCCGGTTCCCCGGGCTGGACCCGGCCGCGATCGACGACATCGTGCTCGGCGTGGTCAGCCCGATCGGCGACCAGGGCTCCGACATCGCCCGGATCGCCGCCATCGCGGCCGGCCTGCCGGACACCGTCGCGGGCGTCCAGGAGAACCGCTTCTGCGCCTCCGGCCTGGAGGCCGTCAACCTGGCCGCCGCCAAGGTCCGTTCCGGCTGGGAGGACCTCATCCTGGCCGGCGGCGTCGAGTCGATGTCCCGGGTGAAGATGGGCTCCGACGGCGGCGCCTGGGCGATGGACCCGATGACCAGCTATCAGACCGGCTTCGTCCCGCAGGGCATCGGCGCCGACCTGATCGCCACCATCGAGGGCCTGTCCCGCACCGACGTGGACGCCTTCGCCGCCGAGTCCCAGGCCCGCGCCGCCAAGGCCCAGGCCGACGGGTACTTCGACCGCTCGGTCGTCCCGGTCAAGGACGTCAACGGCCTGGTCGTGCTGGACCACGACGAGTTCATCCGCCCCGGCACCACGGTGGAGACCCTGGCCGGCCTCAAGCCCTCCTTCGCCGGCATCGGCGAGGCCGGCGGCTTCGACGCCGTCGCCCTGCAGAAGTACCACTGGGTCGAGTCCATCGACCACGTCCACCACGCCGGCAACTCCTCCGGCATCGTGGACGGCGCGGCCCTGGTCGCGATCGGCTCCCGCGAGATCGGCGAGCGGTACGGGCTGCGCCCGCGGGCCCGGATCGTGTCCGCCGCGGTCTCCGGCTCCGAGCCGACCATCATGCTGACCGGGCCGGCCCCCGCCACCCGCAAGGCCCTGGCCAAGGCCGGCCTGACCGCCGCCGACATCGACCTGGTCGAGATCAACGAGGCCTTCGCCGCCGTGGCACTCCGCTTCATCCGCGAACTCGGCTTCCGCCACGACCAGGTGAACGTGAACGGCGGCGCGATCGCCCTCGGGCACCCGCTGGGCGCGACCGGCGCGATGCTGATCGGCACCCTGATCGACGAGCTGGAGCGCCGCGACCTGCGCTACGGCCTGGCCACCCTCTGCGTCGGCGGCGGTATGGGCGTCGCCACCGTCATCGAGCGCATCTGA
- a CDS encoding Pr6Pr family membrane protein has translation MTVWTRPALWWRLAIVISAATGLTLGTGSLVYFTIQSNVFVLAYFAGAVYWMKQRGTADAPAPRLRGAVTLYILITGLVSHILLEHGANPLPGLFDGPDKLQHWSSFFLHYVTPVLVILDWLTLRPRNASHWRDIPLWLAFPLGYAGIVMARSALFSNYPTPYPYFFFDPTEKGYGYVWGQIVLLTVEFVVLAAVVVGLDRLGTLVAGKLRRTVPAEA, from the coding sequence ATGACCGTCTGGACCCGGCCCGCGCTCTGGTGGCGCCTGGCCATCGTGATATCGGCGGCCACGGGCCTGACCCTCGGCACCGGCTCCCTGGTCTACTTCACCATCCAGAGCAACGTCTTCGTGCTGGCCTACTTCGCCGGCGCGGTCTACTGGATGAAGCAGCGCGGCACCGCCGACGCCCCCGCGCCCCGGCTGCGCGGCGCGGTCACCCTGTACATCCTGATCACCGGGCTGGTCTCGCACATCCTGCTGGAGCACGGCGCCAACCCGCTGCCCGGCCTGTTCGACGGGCCGGACAAGCTCCAGCACTGGTCCTCGTTCTTCCTGCACTACGTCACCCCGGTGCTGGTGATCCTCGACTGGCTGACCCTGCGCCCCCGCAACGCCTCGCACTGGCGCGACATCCCGCTCTGGCTGGCCTTCCCGCTCGGCTACGCCGGCATCGTCATGGCCCGCTCGGCACTGTTCTCCAACTACCCGACGCCGTACCCGTACTTCTTCTTCGACCCGACCGAGAAGGGCTACGGCTACGTCTGGGGGCAGATCGTGCTGCTCACGGTCGAGTTCGTGGTCCTCGCGGCCGTCGTGGTCGGCCTGGACCGGCTCGGCACGCTGGTCGCCGGCAAGCTCCGGCGGACCGTGCCGGCCGAGGCCTGA
- a CDS encoding CaiB/BaiF CoA-transferase family protein: MDGATNPGPLAGVRVVELAGIGPGPFAAMLLADLGADVVRVDRPGAGPLSIDPAYDVTNRNKRSVLVDLKSPEGPGQVLGLVERAQLLIEGYRPGVAERLGVGPEACLARNPALVYGRMTGWGQDGPFAARAGHDIGYTALAGTLGLIGDPDGPPAIPANLLGDYAGGSLYLVVGLLAALHHARETGTGQVVDAAVVDGAAHLTSMLWGLLAAGRWQDRRGVNLLDGGAPCYAVYQASDGGHLAVGALEPQFYAEFGKLLDLGPDAPGQFDIPRWPELRARIAARFATRTLAEWTAVFDGTDACVEPVLSMRQAAGHPHLAARGTYTQVDGVTQPAPAPRFSATPGTLRRPPARPGADTAEVARDWGVPALAPR; encoded by the coding sequence GTGGACGGCGCGACCAACCCCGGCCCGCTGGCCGGCGTGCGGGTGGTGGAGCTCGCGGGCATCGGCCCGGGCCCGTTCGCCGCCATGCTGCTGGCCGACCTCGGCGCCGACGTGGTGCGGGTCGACCGCCCCGGCGCCGGGCCGCTCAGCATCGACCCGGCGTACGACGTCACCAACCGCAACAAGCGGTCCGTCCTGGTCGACCTCAAGTCCCCCGAGGGGCCCGGCCAGGTGCTCGGCCTGGTCGAGCGCGCCCAGCTGCTGATCGAGGGCTACCGCCCCGGCGTCGCCGAACGCCTCGGCGTCGGCCCCGAGGCCTGCCTCGCCCGCAACCCCGCCCTGGTCTACGGCCGGATGACCGGCTGGGGCCAGGACGGCCCGTTCGCCGCCCGGGCCGGCCACGACATCGGCTACACGGCGCTCGCCGGCACCCTCGGCCTGATCGGCGACCCGGACGGCCCGCCGGCGATCCCCGCCAACCTGCTCGGCGACTACGCCGGCGGCTCGCTCTACCTGGTCGTCGGCCTGCTGGCCGCCCTGCACCACGCCCGGGAGACCGGCACCGGCCAGGTCGTCGACGCCGCCGTGGTGGACGGCGCCGCCCACCTCACCTCGATGCTCTGGGGCCTGCTCGCCGCCGGCCGCTGGCAGGACCGGCGCGGCGTCAACCTGCTCGACGGCGGCGCGCCCTGCTACGCCGTGTACCAGGCCTCCGACGGCGGCCACCTCGCGGTGGGCGCCCTGGAACCGCAGTTCTACGCCGAGTTCGGCAAGCTGCTGGACCTCGGACCGGACGCGCCCGGCCAGTTCGACATCCCGCGCTGGCCGGAGCTGCGGGCCCGGATCGCCGCCCGGTTCGCCACCCGCACGCTGGCCGAATGGACCGCCGTCTTCGACGGCACCGACGCCTGCGTCGAGCCGGTGCTGAGCATGCGGCAGGCGGCCGGCCACCCGCACCTGGCGGCGCGCGGCACCTACACCCAGGTCGACGGCGTCACCCAGCCGGCCCCGGCCCCGCGCTTCTCCGCCACTCCCGGCACGCTGCGCCGGCCCCCGGCCCGCCCGGGCGCCGACACCGCCGAGGTCGCCCGCGACTGGGGCGTACCCGCGCTCGCCCCCCGCTGA
- a CDS encoding M1 family metallopeptidase, translating into MTRSTRVTAAVSAACALVLLAAVPASAGGPEPGAPGPAGAGDPYFPLTGNQGYDVRHYDLDLDFTPASHELAAEATVSATAGQRLQRFQLDYSGPRIESVLVDGQPAEFLRSGQKLEIRPARAIRAGAEFTVKVRYRGVPEPIRDSVLGDYGWFNTDDGAVALNEPDGARTWYPVNDDLRDKATYTFRLSTPNGVRALANGEPQGEPRTHGDRTTAVWEMREPMASYLSTVAIGNFTVTRGDAGGIPNITAYDPAGGDGSFLQRSTAEAVAWEAGRFGRYPFDSTGGIIDRVGVGYALETQSRPVYDGAPDELTVVHEVAHQWFGDSVTPETWQDIWLNEGFATYVEWLWQEEHGGPSAKETFEGFYATPAADPFWLLKTGDPGHDDIFNGDVVYTRGAMTLQALRDTIGDRDFFTLLREWAATYRHANANTCDLLRLAEKISHRELGPLFDAWLYTAAKPGPTA; encoded by the coding sequence ATGACGAGAAGCACACGTGTGACCGCGGCCGTGTCCGCGGCCTGCGCCCTGGTCCTGCTGGCCGCCGTGCCCGCCTCGGCGGGCGGGCCCGAACCCGGTGCGCCCGGTCCGGCCGGCGCGGGAGATCCGTACTTCCCGCTGACCGGTAACCAGGGGTACGACGTCCGGCACTACGACCTCGACCTCGACTTCACGCCCGCCTCCCACGAGTTGGCCGCCGAGGCGACCGTCTCGGCGACGGCGGGGCAGCGTCTGCAGCGCTTCCAGCTGGACTACTCGGGGCCGCGGATCGAGAGCGTGCTGGTCGACGGGCAGCCCGCGGAGTTCCTGCGCAGCGGGCAGAAGCTGGAGATCCGCCCGGCGCGCGCGATCCGGGCCGGCGCGGAGTTCACCGTCAAGGTCCGCTACCGGGGCGTCCCGGAGCCGATCAGGGACAGCGTCCTGGGCGACTACGGATGGTTCAACACCGACGACGGCGCGGTCGCCCTGAACGAGCCGGACGGCGCCCGGACCTGGTACCCCGTCAACGACGACCTGCGGGACAAGGCCACCTACACCTTCCGCCTCAGCACGCCGAACGGGGTGCGGGCGCTGGCCAACGGCGAGCCGCAGGGCGAACCGCGGACCCACGGCGACCGGACCACCGCCGTCTGGGAGATGCGCGAGCCGATGGCCAGCTACCTCTCGACGGTGGCGATCGGGAACTTCACGGTGACCCGCGGCGACGCGGGCGGCATCCCGAACATCACGGCGTACGACCCGGCCGGCGGCGACGGTTCCTTCCTGCAGCGCAGCACGGCCGAGGCGGTGGCCTGGGAGGCCGGGCGGTTCGGCCGCTACCCGTTCGACTCGACCGGCGGGATCATCGACCGGGTCGGGGTCGGCTACGCGCTGGAGACCCAGAGCCGGCCGGTCTACGACGGTGCCCCGGACGAGCTGACCGTCGTGCACGAGGTGGCCCACCAGTGGTTCGGCGACAGCGTTACCCCCGAGACCTGGCAGGACATCTGGCTCAACGAGGGCTTCGCCACCTATGTGGAGTGGCTCTGGCAGGAGGAGCACGGCGGTCCGAGTGCCAAGGAGACCTTCGAGGGCTTCTACGCGACGCCGGCCGCGGACCCGTTCTGGCTGCTGAAGACCGGTGACCCGGGGCACGACGACATCTTCAACGGGGACGTGGTCTACACCCGGGGCGCGATGACCCTGCAGGCGCTCCGCGACACCATCGGCGACCGGGACTTCTTCACCCTGCTGCGGGAGTGGGCCGCGACCTACCGGCACGCCAACGCCAACACCTGCGACCTGCTCCGGCTGGCCGAGAAGATCTCCCACCGGGAGCTCGGCCCGCTGTTCGACGCCTGGCTGTACACAGCGGCGAAGCCGGGCCCGACGGCCTGA
- a CDS encoding 3-hydroxyacyl-CoA dehydrogenase NAD-binding domain-containing protein, producing the protein MSNTTAIRWEQDQDGVVTLVLDDPAQSANTMNAAFIDALEATVERLKATEGLRGVIVTSAKKTFFAGGDLRLISAATPESADQVFANSMRIKRALRTLETLGRPVVAAINGAALGGGLEIALACHHRIAMDAPGSRIGLPEVTLGLLPGGGGVVRTVRMMGITDALLKVLLQGRQYRPAQALENGLVHELASTREEMLEKAHAFVAANPEAVQPWDVKGHRIPGGTPSTPAFAANLPAFPANLRKQLAGADYPAPRNILAAAVEGAQVDIDTAMVIEARYFTELACGQISKNMIQAFFFDMQAVNSGAGRPKGVAPREVRKVAVLGAGMMGAGIAYSCAKAGVEVLLKDVTVEAAERGKAYSAGLLDKAVARGRSTEAQRAELLARITPTADAADLAGCDVVIEAVFENPELKHKVFQEVQQVVAPDALLCSNTSTLPIGLLAEGVERRADFIGLHFFSPVDKMPLVEIISGPETGAEALARAFDLVRLIGKTPIVVNDSRGFFTSRVIGQFINEGVAMVGEGVDPVSVEQAAAQAGYPAKVLSLLDELTLTLPRKIRGEARRAVEEAGGTWAEHPGDVVMDRMLDEFGRPGRSGGAGFYEYEDGRRVRLWPGLREHFTRGAEAQIPFEDMKERMLFAEALDSVRCLEENVLTSVADANVGSILGIGFPAWTGGVLQYINGYRGGLPGFTARARELAAAYGERFQPPAMLERLAAEGGRFAD; encoded by the coding sequence ATGAGCAACACGACTGCCATCCGCTGGGAGCAGGACCAGGACGGCGTGGTCACCCTCGTCCTCGACGACCCCGCCCAGTCCGCCAACACCATGAACGCCGCCTTCATCGACGCCCTGGAGGCGACGGTCGAGCGGCTGAAGGCCACCGAGGGCCTGCGCGGCGTGATCGTCACCTCCGCGAAGAAGACCTTCTTCGCCGGCGGCGACCTGCGGCTGATCTCCGCGGCGACGCCGGAGAGCGCCGACCAGGTCTTCGCCAACTCGATGCGGATCAAGCGCGCCCTGCGCACCCTGGAGACGCTCGGCCGGCCGGTGGTCGCCGCCATCAACGGCGCGGCCCTCGGCGGCGGTCTGGAGATCGCGCTGGCCTGCCACCACCGGATCGCGATGGACGCGCCCGGCAGCAGGATCGGACTGCCCGAGGTCACCCTCGGGCTGCTGCCCGGCGGTGGCGGCGTGGTGCGCACCGTGCGGATGATGGGCATCACCGACGCGTTGCTCAAGGTCCTGCTGCAGGGCAGGCAGTACCGCCCGGCGCAGGCCCTGGAGAACGGCCTGGTGCACGAACTGGCCTCCACCCGCGAGGAGATGCTGGAGAAGGCGCACGCCTTCGTGGCGGCCAACCCGGAGGCCGTCCAGCCCTGGGACGTCAAGGGCCACCGGATCCCCGGCGGCACCCCGAGCACCCCCGCGTTCGCGGCCAACCTGCCGGCCTTCCCGGCCAACCTGCGCAAGCAGCTGGCCGGCGCGGACTACCCGGCCCCGCGCAACATCCTGGCCGCCGCGGTCGAGGGCGCCCAGGTCGACATCGACACCGCGATGGTGATCGAGGCCCGGTACTTCACCGAGCTGGCCTGCGGCCAGATCTCGAAGAACATGATCCAGGCCTTCTTCTTCGACATGCAGGCCGTCAACTCCGGTGCGGGCCGCCCCAAGGGCGTGGCGCCGCGCGAGGTCCGCAAGGTCGCGGTGCTGGGCGCGGGCATGATGGGCGCGGGCATCGCGTACTCCTGCGCGAAGGCCGGCGTCGAGGTGCTGCTCAAGGACGTCACCGTGGAGGCGGCCGAGCGCGGCAAGGCGTACTCCGCCGGCCTGCTGGACAAGGCGGTGGCGCGCGGCCGCTCCACCGAGGCGCAGCGGGCGGAGCTGCTGGCCAGGATCACGCCGACCGCCGACGCCGCCGACCTGGCGGGCTGCGACGTGGTGATCGAGGCGGTGTTCGAGAACCCGGAGCTGAAGCACAAGGTGTTCCAGGAGGTCCAGCAGGTCGTCGCGCCGGACGCGCTGCTCTGCTCCAACACCTCCACCCTGCCGATCGGGCTGCTCGCCGAGGGGGTCGAGCGCCGGGCGGACTTCATCGGCCTGCACTTCTTCTCGCCGGTCGACAAGATGCCGCTGGTGGAGATCATCAGCGGCCCGGAGACCGGCGCCGAGGCGCTGGCCCGCGCCTTCGACCTGGTCCGCCTGATCGGCAAGACGCCGATCGTGGTCAACGACTCGCGCGGCTTCTTCACCTCGCGGGTGATCGGGCAGTTCATCAACGAGGGCGTCGCCATGGTGGGCGAGGGCGTCGACCCGGTCTCGGTGGAGCAGGCCGCCGCCCAGGCCGGCTACCCGGCGAAGGTGCTCTCGCTGCTGGACGAGCTCACCCTCACCCTGCCGCGCAAGATCCGCGGCGAGGCCCGGCGGGCCGTCGAGGAGGCCGGCGGCACCTGGGCCGAGCACCCCGGCGACGTGGTGATGGACCGGATGCTCGACGAGTTCGGCCGCCCCGGCCGCAGCGGCGGCGCGGGCTTCTACGAGTACGAGGACGGCCGCCGGGTCCGGCTGTGGCCCGGGCTGCGCGAGCACTTCACCCGGGGCGCCGAGGCGCAGATCCCGTTCGAGGACATGAAGGAGCGGATGCTCTTCGCCGAGGCGCTGGACTCCGTCCGCTGCCTGGAGGAGAACGTGCTGACCTCGGTCGCGGACGCCAACGTCGGCTCGATCCTCGGGATCGGGTTCCCGGCGTGGACCGGCGGCGTGCTCCAGTACATCAACGGGTACCGGGGCGGCCTGCCCGGGTTCACCGCCCGGGCCCGGGAGCTGGCGGCGGCGTACGGCGAGCGGTTCCAGCCGCCGGCGATGCTGGAGCGGCTGGCGGCCGAGGGCGGCCGGTTCGCGGACTGA
- a CDS encoding response regulator transcription factor, with protein sequence MRVLVADDERLVRMGLRVVIDAEPDLTVVGEAASGAEAVPLVRELRPDVVLMDVRMPGIDGIRATEQLMATMDEPPRILVVTTFEHDDHVYDALRAGAAGFLLKRASADEMVQAVRLVARGDSLLFPAAVRELARRQAPVRRPDAGLGPVGRLTGREGEVLRLMAAGLSNAEIAGRLVLSTETVKTHVGAVLAKLGARDRTQAVIAAYESGFVLPG encoded by the coding sequence ATCCGGGTGCTGGTCGCCGACGACGAGCGGCTGGTGCGGATGGGCCTGCGGGTGGTGATCGATGCCGAGCCGGACCTCACCGTGGTCGGCGAGGCCGCCTCGGGCGCCGAGGCGGTGCCGCTGGTGCGCGAGCTGCGGCCGGACGTGGTGCTGATGGACGTCCGGATGCCGGGGATCGACGGTATCCGGGCCACCGAACAGCTGATGGCGACCATGGACGAACCGCCGAGGATCCTGGTGGTGACCACCTTCGAGCACGACGACCACGTCTACGACGCGCTGCGTGCCGGGGCCGCCGGGTTCCTGCTGAAGCGGGCCAGCGCGGACGAGATGGTGCAGGCCGTCCGGCTGGTGGCCCGGGGCGACTCCCTGCTGTTCCCGGCCGCCGTACGGGAGCTGGCCCGGCGGCAGGCCCCCGTACGCCGCCCGGACGCCGGCCTCGGCCCGGTCGGCCGGCTCACCGGGCGGGAGGGCGAGGTGCTGCGGCTGATGGCGGCGGGGCTGAGCAACGCGGAGATCGCCGGCCGGCTGGTGCTGAGCACCGAGACGGTCAAGACGCACGTCGGCGCCGTGCTGGCGAAACTCGGCGCGCGCGACCGCACCCAGGCGGTGATCGCCGCGTACGAGTCGGGCTTCGTGCTGCCCGGCTAG